From one Blastocatellia bacterium genomic stretch:
- a CDS encoding fumarate reductase/succinate dehydrogenase flavoprotein subunit: protein MAEHQKHEYDVLVIGAGGAGLRAAIGAAASGVTVGVVCKSLLGKAHTVMAEGGVAAALANVDDRDNWRVHFSDTMRGGQYVNNWRMAELHAREAPDRVRELEAWGALFDRTKDGRILQRNFGGHKYPRLAHVGDRTGLEMIRTLQDHGIHQGIDFHMECTMLTLLKDGERVVGAFGYDREKGRFRLFHAKAIVLATGGIGRAFKINSNSWEYTGDGHSLAYHAGAELMDMEFVQFHPTGMVWPPSVRGILVTEGVRGEGGILLNSMNRRFMFDDIPENYRAQTADTEEEGWRYTQGDKNARRPPELLTRDHVARCIVREVKEGRGSPHGGVYLDIRWIKERLPHAAEHIKKKLPSMYHQFKQLADIDITEQPMEVGPTTHYMMGGVRVDGDTQMSTVPGLFAAGECAAGLHGANRLGGNSLSDLLVFGKRAGEHAASYAKENAAGAIPNDQVEAVARRALAPFERAATTGEGPYQIQHELQEMMQDLVGIVRREDEMLRALDGIGTLKQRAEAVGATGNREYNPGWHTALDLESLLTVSEAITRAAIERKESRGAQFRDDYPGKDEEFGKLNIIIQKGADGEMQVIRRTTPEMPAELKQIIEEMK, encoded by the coding sequence ATGGCCGAGCACCAGAAGCACGAATATGACGTGCTGGTAATAGGCGCGGGCGGGGCCGGGCTGCGCGCGGCAATCGGAGCGGCGGCCTCTGGGGTGACGGTCGGCGTCGTCTGCAAGTCGCTACTCGGCAAAGCTCATACGGTGATGGCCGAAGGCGGCGTGGCGGCGGCGCTCGCCAATGTGGATGACCGCGACAACTGGCGCGTTCACTTCTCCGACACCATGCGCGGCGGTCAGTACGTCAACAACTGGCGCATGGCCGAACTCCATGCCCGCGAAGCGCCCGACCGCGTGCGCGAGCTTGAAGCCTGGGGCGCGCTCTTTGACCGCACCAAAGACGGGCGCATCCTGCAACGCAACTTCGGCGGCCATAAGTACCCACGCCTGGCGCACGTCGGCGACCGCACCGGCCTTGAGATGATCCGCACGCTTCAGGATCACGGCATCCATCAAGGCATAGACTTTCACATGGAATGCACGATGCTCACCTTGCTCAAGGATGGCGAGCGGGTCGTCGGCGCGTTCGGGTATGACCGCGAGAAGGGCCGCTTCCGCTTGTTTCACGCGAAAGCCATCGTGCTGGCGACCGGCGGCATCGGTCGCGCCTTCAAGATCAACAGCAATAGCTGGGAATACACCGGCGACGGACACTCGCTGGCTTACCATGCCGGCGCCGAATTGATGGACATGGAATTCGTGCAGTTCCACCCGACAGGCATGGTGTGGCCGCCGAGCGTGCGCGGCATCCTGGTCACCGAAGGCGTGCGCGGCGAAGGCGGCATCCTGCTCAACAGCATGAATCGCCGCTTCATGTTCGACGACATTCCTGAAAACTATCGCGCACAGACCGCCGACACCGAAGAAGAAGGCTGGCGCTACACGCAGGGCGACAAGAACGCGCGGCGTCCGCCTGAGCTGTTGACCCGCGATCACGTGGCGCGCTGCATCGTCCGCGAAGTCAAAGAGGGACGCGGCAGCCCGCACGGCGGCGTCTATCTCGATATTCGCTGGATCAAAGAACGGCTGCCGCATGCCGCCGAGCATATCAAGAAGAAGCTGCCGAGCATGTATCACCAGTTCAAGCAACTGGCCGACATTGACATCACCGAGCAGCCGATGGAAGTCGGCCCGACGACGCACTACATGATGGGCGGCGTGCGCGTGGACGGCGACACGCAGATGTCAACGGTGCCGGGGTTGTTTGCCGCAGGCGAGTGCGCTGCCGGGTTGCACGGCGCGAACCGTTTGGGCGGCAATTCGCTCTCAGACCTGCTGGTCTTCGGCAAGCGCGCCGGCGAGCATGCCGCGAGCTATGCCAAAGAGAATGCCGCGGGCGCTATCCCGAACGATCAAGTCGAAGCCGTCGCGCGGCGGGCGCTGGCGCCGTTTGAGCGCGCTGCTACCACAGGCGAAGGGCCTTACCAGATTCAGCACGAGTTGCAGGAGATGATGCAAGACCTCGTCGGCATCGTGCGCCGCGAAGACGAAATGCTGCGGGCGCTCGATGGCATCGGCACGCTCAAACAGCGCGCCGAAGCGGTCGGCGCTACGGGTAATCGAGAATACAATCCCGGCTGGCACACGGCGCTCGACCTGGAGAGTTTGCTAACCGTCTCGGAAGCCATCACGCGCGCCGCCATCGAGCGCAAGGAGAGCCGTGGGGCGCAGTTCCGCGACGATTATCCCGGCAAAGACGAGGAGTTCGGCAAGCTCAATATCATCATCCAAAAGGGCGCCGACGGCGAGATGCAGGTCATCAGACGCACGACCCCGGAGATGCCCGCGGAGCTTAAACAGATCATCGAGGAGATGAAGTAA
- a CDS encoding SpoIIE family protein phosphatase has translation MTKRYQFILTAAFFSLLLIYGGALFIQSTVMLSRQSDPGWIPYPIGEQILVGRVTSAEAAALLRPGDEVLAINNQPVASDLDVAEAFRRVEPVTGYTVKIRRAGRTADLTLAAQPIPTRTWIVGVALRIIIPNIFLLTGLVVFLLKPDYKQARLLALMFGMFPGLMLAVVPSFAGRPMWLVLVMLIVNLASLFLPPVFLHFFQIFPEPSALIRKHPRLERLLYVPHVIAFFAYFAFLNLLAAFAPRQFYEFRESYPALERLGFAVMTLYIAGGLLSLMWNYRGAGRTSRRKMRVVVAGSIAGFLPLFLVVITAVLLSPPPQHLQLAAVIAIFCFPLFPLSFAYAIIRHKVIPVRVILRRGVRYLLVSRGFIIIQALVVFLVLSFLLTGARLEYIDRFGPRADIVTTMLATALAIGILTIVNQRVLPIIDRKFFREAYDAQQLLSGLGLEMRRVTHVRQVIDLALDKIQGALHVENVTAFLIDRATGDYRCALRSRLQEDGARTVDVERQLVLPGNGYAALRMRGSALTLGVDLNRTWGQGFDTTNVAALESRRREREALREMGTELLIPIATKDELLGMLSLGKRLGDLPYSSDDRQLLLAIAFQSAFAIQNAELVQAVAEEERLRHELEIATAVQRRLFPAAPPELGSLDLAGVCHPARGVGGDYYDFLLLDDDRVGIAVADVAGKGISAALLMSTVQASLRSQAPQVNGRLTELVASMNHLLHVSTDAASYATFFYAQYDPARQLLTYVNAGHNPPMLVRAATFTKAHGATASRVAGNGKSDQTANTAGGNQSLVTISELTCGGPVIGAFEDCCYEQEAIALQSGDILIAYTDGLSEAFNAAGEEFGEARLREIAGDSAHLSAQELTDRIVNRVHDWSGDTPQYDDLTLVVMKVK, from the coding sequence ATGACGAAGCGATACCAGTTCATCTTGACCGCCGCCTTTTTCAGCCTGCTGTTGATCTATGGCGGCGCGCTCTTCATTCAGAGCACGGTGATGCTGAGCCGGCAAAGCGATCCCGGCTGGATCCCTTATCCTATCGGCGAGCAAATTCTTGTTGGGCGCGTGACCTCGGCTGAAGCGGCGGCGCTCTTGCGGCCCGGCGACGAAGTCCTGGCCATTAACAATCAGCCGGTCGCTTCCGACCTCGACGTCGCCGAAGCCTTTCGCCGCGTCGAGCCGGTGACCGGGTACACGGTAAAAATCCGCCGCGCCGGGCGGACGGCTGACCTGACGCTGGCGGCGCAACCTATCCCGACGCGCACCTGGATTGTCGGCGTCGCTTTGCGGATCATCATCCCGAACATCTTCCTGCTTACAGGTCTGGTGGTCTTCCTGCTCAAGCCGGACTACAAGCAGGCGCGGCTGCTGGCGCTGATGTTCGGGATGTTCCCCGGCCTGATGCTGGCCGTCGTGCCGAGCTTCGCCGGCCGCCCGATGTGGCTGGTGCTGGTGATGCTGATCGTCAATCTGGCGTCGCTGTTTTTGCCGCCGGTCTTTTTGCATTTCTTCCAGATTTTTCCAGAGCCGTCGGCGCTGATCCGCAAACACCCGCGGCTTGAACGGCTGCTCTACGTGCCGCACGTGATCGCCTTCTTCGCTTATTTCGCGTTCCTCAATCTGCTGGCGGCGTTCGCGCCGCGCCAGTTTTACGAATTCCGCGAAAGCTATCCGGCACTCGAGCGGCTCGGCTTCGCGGTGATGACGCTCTACATCGCTGGCGGGTTGCTATCGCTGATGTGGAACTATCGCGGCGCGGGGCGCACGTCGCGCCGCAAGATGCGCGTCGTCGTCGCCGGCAGCATCGCGGGCTTTCTGCCGTTATTTTTGGTGGTCATCACCGCCGTGCTGTTGAGCCCGCCGCCCCAGCATTTGCAACTGGCGGCGGTCATCGCCATCTTCTGCTTCCCGCTATTCCCGCTGTCGTTCGCCTACGCCATCATCCGCCACAAAGTGATCCCTGTGCGCGTCATCCTGCGGCGCGGCGTGCGTTACCTGCTGGTGTCGCGCGGCTTCATCATCATTCAAGCGCTGGTCGTCTTTCTGGTGTTGAGCTTCCTGCTGACGGGCGCGCGCCTGGAATACATTGACCGCTTCGGGCCGCGTGCCGACATCGTCACGACGATGCTGGCGACGGCGCTGGCTATCGGCATTCTCACCATCGTCAACCAGCGCGTGCTGCCGATCATTGACCGCAAGTTTTTTCGCGAAGCCTATGACGCGCAGCAGCTGTTGAGCGGCCTGGGATTAGAGATGCGCCGCGTCACGCACGTCCGCCAGGTCATCGATCTGGCGCTCGACAAGATTCAAGGCGCGCTGCACGTCGAAAACGTCACCGCCTTTCTGATTGATCGAGCGACCGGCGATTACCGCTGTGCGCTGCGCTCGCGTTTGCAGGAAGACGGCGCGCGCACCGTAGACGTCGAGCGTCAGCTGGTGCTGCCGGGCAACGGTTACGCGGCGCTGCGGATGCGCGGCTCGGCGTTGACGCTGGGGGTTGATCTCAACCGCACGTGGGGGCAAGGCTTTGACACCACCAACGTCGCGGCGCTCGAATCGCGCCGCCGCGAGCGCGAGGCGCTGCGCGAGATGGGCACAGAGCTGCTGATCCCCATCGCTACCAAAGACGAGTTGCTCGGCATGCTGTCGCTCGGCAAGCGGCTCGGCGACCTGCCCTATTCGAGCGACGACCGTCAGTTGTTGTTAGCCATCGCCTTTCAATCCGCTTTCGCCATTCAGAACGCCGAGCTGGTGCAAGCGGTAGCCGAAGAAGAACGGCTGCGCCACGAGCTGGAGATCGCCACAGCCGTACAGCGGCGGCTCTTTCCCGCCGCGCCGCCCGAACTTGGCTCGCTCGACCTTGCGGGCGTCTGCCACCCGGCGCGCGGCGTCGGCGGCGATTATTACGACTTCCTGTTGCTTGATGATGACCGCGTCGGCATCGCCGTCGCCGACGTTGCCGGCAAAGGCATCTCGGCGGCGCTGTTGATGTCAACCGTGCAAGCTTCGCTGCGCAGCCAGGCCCCGCAGGTCAACGGGCGGCTGACCGAGCTGGTGGCTTCAATGAACCACCTACTGCACGTTTCGACAGACGCGGCCAGCTACGCGACGTTCTTTTATGCGCAGTACGACCCGGCGCGGCAACTGTTGACTTATGTAAACGCCGGCCACAACCCGCCGATGCTGGTGCGCGCCGCGACCTTTACCAAGGCTCACGGCGCCACCGCCAGTCGCGTCGCGGGGAACGGCAAGTCTGACCAGACCGCGAATACTGCCGGGGGCAACCAGAGCCTCGTCACTATCAGTGAGCTGACCTGCGGCGGCCCGGTCATTGGCGCGTTTGAGGATTGCTGTTACGAGCAGGAAGCTATCGCCTTGCAGAGCGGCGACATATTGATCGCCTACACCGACGGCCTCAGCGAAGCCTTCAACGCGGCGGGCGAAGAGTTCGGCGAAGCGCGCTTGCGCGAGATTGCCGGCGACTCAGCGCACCTCTCCGCGCAAGAGCTGACTGATCGGATCGTCAACCGTGTACACGACTGGAGCGGCGACACGCCGCAGTACGACGACCTGACGCTGGTGGTGATGAAAGTGAAGTGA
- a CDS encoding succinate dehydrogenase/fumarate reductase iron-sulfur subunit: MPTATFKIWRGDATSGEFKEYTTEVATGMVVLDAVLQIQAESANDLAARWNCKAGKCGSCSAEVNGMPRLMCMTRMSQLPVDEPITVEPMRAFPPLKDLVTDVTWNYRVKQKIKKFKPRKPDAEDGTWRMAQSDADRVQEFRKCIECYLCQDVCHVLRDHHKHEEFIGPRFLVYVAALEMHPLDTEDRTEELRQANGIGYCNITKCCTTVCPESITITDNAIIPLKERVVDQFYDPLRRLFRIFKPRS; this comes from the coding sequence ATGCCGACTGCGACCTTCAAAATCTGGCGCGGCGACGCCACCAGTGGCGAGTTCAAAGAGTACACCACGGAAGTGGCGACCGGCATGGTGGTGCTCGACGCGGTTTTGCAAATTCAGGCCGAGTCGGCCAACGACCTGGCGGCGCGCTGGAACTGCAAGGCCGGCAAGTGCGGCTCATGCTCGGCAGAAGTCAACGGCATGCCGCGCTTGATGTGCATGACGCGGATGAGCCAGTTGCCGGTTGATGAGCCGATCACCGTCGAGCCGATGCGCGCCTTCCCGCCGCTCAAAGACCTGGTGACGGACGTGACCTGGAATTACCGCGTCAAGCAGAAGATCAAGAAGTTCAAGCCGCGCAAGCCCGATGCCGAGGACGGCACATGGCGCATGGCGCAATCCGACGCCGACCGTGTGCAGGAATTTCGCAAGTGTATTGAATGTTACTTATGTCAGGATGTCTGTCACGTGCTGCGCGACCACCACAAGCACGAAGAGTTCATCGGGCCGCGCTTTCTGGTCTACGTCGCGGCGCTGGAGATGCATCCGCTCGATACCGAAGACCGCACCGAAGAGTTGCGGCAGGCCAACGGCATCGGCTACTGCAACATCACCAAGTGTTGCACGACGGTCTGCCCCGAAAGCATCACGATCACCGACAACGCCATCATCCCGCTCAAAGAGCGCGTCGTTGATCAGTTTTATGATCCGCTGAGGCGGCTCTTCCGCATCTTCAAGCCGCGCTCGTAG
- a CDS encoding 1-deoxy-D-xylulose-5-phosphate reductoisomerase, producing the protein MKSISILGSTGSIGQSTLSVIDALGDRFVVAGIAAGRDIDRLAEQVARYRPRLVSVANEADLPVLKEKLRAAGVGELPELACGESGLVAVATMDGVDVVVSATVGAVGFLPTYRALEMGRRVCLANKETLVMAGELMTRAARQSGADLLPVDSEHNALHQCLRGEQVGEVKRLILTASGGPFRQAPIEQMRAATVEAALAHPTWQMGAKITIDSATLMNKGLEVIEAGWLFGFDAEKISVAVHPQSIVHSMIEMVDGSIIAQLGVTDMRLMIQYALTYPERLPTELPPLGLEKLARLEFFEPDFERFPCLRLAYEAMREGGTMPAAMSAANEIAVAAFLDRRITFMDIPRLIGDTMSAHATEACASIEAVLEADRWARARAESLVASH; encoded by the coding sequence ATGAAAAGCATCAGCATTCTCGGATCAACCGGCTCAATCGGCCAAAGCACCCTCTCAGTCATCGACGCGCTCGGCGACCGCTTCGTCGTCGCGGGCATCGCCGCCGGGCGTGACATTGATCGCCTCGCCGAACAAGTCGCGCGCTACCGACCGCGGCTGGTTTCGGTGGCCAACGAAGCCGACCTGCCGGTGCTAAAAGAGAAGCTGCGCGCCGCCGGTGTTGGCGAGCTGCCTGAGCTTGCCTGCGGCGAAAGTGGTCTGGTCGCCGTCGCGACGATGGATGGGGTTGATGTTGTCGTTTCGGCCACGGTCGGCGCGGTCGGCTTCCTGCCGACTTACCGGGCGCTTGAGATGGGCCGGCGCGTCTGCCTGGCGAACAAAGAGACGCTGGTGATGGCCGGCGAATTGATGACGCGGGCGGCGCGTCAGTCGGGCGCTGACCTGCTGCCGGTTGATAGCGAGCATAACGCCTTGCATCAATGCCTGCGCGGCGAGCAGGTCGGCGAAGTCAAGCGGTTGATCCTCACGGCTTCGGGCGGGCCTTTCCGGCAAGCGCCCATCGAGCAGATGCGCGCCGCCACGGTCGAAGCGGCGCTGGCGCACCCGACATGGCAGATGGGCGCCAAGATCACCATCGATTCGGCGACCTTGATGAACAAGGGGCTCGAAGTCATCGAAGCCGGCTGGCTTTTCGGCTTTGACGCCGAGAAGATTTCCGTCGCCGTCCACCCGCAATCGATTGTTCATTCGATGATCGAGATGGTTGACGGCTCGATCATCGCGCAGCTCGGCGTCACCGACATGCGTTTGATGATTCAATACGCGCTGACCTACCCCGAACGCCTGCCCACGGAGCTACCGCCGCTGGGCCTGGAGAAACTGGCGCGGCTCGAATTCTTCGAGCCCGACTTCGAGCGCTTCCCCTGCCTGCGATTGGCCTACGAAGCGATGCGCGAAGGCGGCACGATGCCGGCGGCGATGAGCGCCGCAAACGAGATAGCCGTCGCCGCCTTTCTCGACCGGCGAATCACCTTCATGGACATCCCGCGCCTCATCGGCGACACCATGTCGGCGCACGCCACTGAAGCCTGCGCGAGCATCGAAGCCGTGCTCGAAGCCGACCGCTGGGCGCGCGCCCGCGCCGAATCCCTCGTCGCCAGTCATTAG
- the rseP gene encoding RIP metalloprotease RseP — MSTLLFQGVVFILVLGAMIVIHEFGHFIVAKLFGIRVNVFSVGFGKRLTGFKRGDTDYRLSLIPLGGYVKMAGENLDEEVTGAPDEFQSKPKWQRLCVAVAGPVMNILTALFIPTVLAMSHYEMPTFVNQPAVVNSVAPESPAEVAGIRRGDVIEKIDGISNPTWGQVNDEIMLNPGHEVPVVLRRGKESVSLNLNVGTQEFNRAKIGEAGLQPFLGSNSKIVVAAVTPGTPADQAGLKVDDQIIAVNGRAVEAGADPATISSADPNSGALYSEADIIRIIRASKDQPVTLTVKRGDETLNIAATPKADDGSPRLGFGPAHKDADVLVTRLGPVAAFKYAWDENLRILSLTKTALTQVFAGKRSAGDTVSGPVGIAQIVGQAAQRGPTEVFQLMGLLSLNLGIFNLLPIPVLDGGLIFMILLEAALGIFGLPLTMRVKERMMQVGLVMLMLLMGFVIFNDISKTFVRRGSAPQTVEQPRPEGK, encoded by the coding sequence TTGAGCACATTATTATTTCAAGGTGTCGTTTTTATTCTCGTGCTTGGGGCGATGATCGTCATCCACGAGTTCGGCCATTTCATCGTTGCCAAGTTATTTGGCATTCGCGTTAATGTCTTCAGCGTCGGCTTCGGCAAGCGGCTCACCGGGTTCAAGAGAGGTGACACGGATTATCGCCTCAGCCTGATTCCGCTCGGCGGCTACGTCAAGATGGCCGGCGAGAATCTCGACGAAGAAGTGACCGGCGCGCCCGACGAGTTTCAATCGAAGCCGAAATGGCAGCGCCTCTGCGTCGCCGTCGCCGGCCCGGTGATGAATATCCTGACGGCGCTCTTCATCCCCACCGTGCTGGCCATGTCGCATTACGAGATGCCGACCTTCGTCAATCAGCCGGCGGTCGTCAATTCCGTTGCCCCCGAGTCGCCCGCCGAAGTCGCCGGCATCCGCCGCGGCGACGTGATCGAAAAGATCGACGGCATCAGCAATCCCACCTGGGGCCAGGTCAACGACGAGATCATGTTGAACCCCGGCCATGAGGTGCCGGTCGTGTTGCGGCGCGGCAAAGAATCGGTCAGTCTCAACCTCAACGTCGGCACGCAGGAATTCAACCGCGCAAAGATTGGCGAAGCCGGTCTGCAACCTTTCCTCGGGTCGAATTCCAAGATCGTCGTCGCCGCCGTCACTCCGGGGACGCCTGCCGATCAAGCCGGCCTGAAGGTGGACGATCAGATCATCGCCGTCAATGGCCGGGCGGTCGAGGCAGGCGCGGACCCGGCGACCATCTCTTCGGCAGACCCCAACAGCGGGGCGCTCTACAGCGAAGCCGACATTATCCGCATCATCCGCGCCAGCAAGGATCAACCGGTCACCCTGACGGTCAAGCGCGGTGACGAAACGCTCAACATCGCTGCGACCCCGAAGGCCGACGATGGCAGCCCGCGACTCGGCTTCGGCCCGGCCCACAAAGACGCGGACGTGCTGGTAACCCGGCTCGGCCCCGTCGCGGCATTCAAGTATGCGTGGGACGAAAACCTGCGAATTCTCTCGCTGACAAAGACGGCGCTGACACAGGTCTTTGCCGGCAAGCGGTCGGCGGGCGACACGGTCAGCGGCCCGGTCGGCATTGCGCAGATCGTCGGCCAGGCGGCGCAGCGCGGCCCCACGGAAGTCTTTCAACTGATGGGCCTGCTGTCGCTCAACCTCGGCATCTTCAACCTGCTGCCCATCCCCGTCCTCGATGGCGGCCTGATCTTCATGATTCTGCTCGAAGCGGCGCTCGGAATTTTCGGTCTGCCGCTGACCATGCGCGTCAAAGAACGCATGATGCAGGTCGGGCTGGTGATGCTGATGCTGCTGATGGGCTTTGTCATCTTTAACGATATTTCCAAGACGTTCGTCCGTCGCGGCAGCGCGCCGCAGACCGTCGAGCAGCCCAGGCCGGAAGGCAAATAA
- a CDS encoding succinate dehydrogenase, producing MAHAGVVLKRRRFGETFRRGAWWAQPLLVFLVLSAFIVYATWAAFQGNHYEYGPYLSPFYSPLLFGNSAHSWFGANPGWWPRALPFSAALLILWAPGGFRVTCYYYRGAYYKAFWADPPACAVGEPRNSYRGERRFPLIIQNIHRYFLYLALIFLVILLHDVYLALWFRDPATGRQVFGIGVGTLVLALNVTMLGGYTLGCHSFRHLIGGYLDRLSRAPVRKKAYDCSSCLNRKHRLWAWMSLFTVAFADIYVRLCSMGVWTDWRIL from the coding sequence ATGGCCCATGCGGGAGTTGTGCTAAAACGCCGCCGCTTCGGCGAAACCTTCAGACGCGGCGCCTGGTGGGCGCAGCCATTGCTGGTTTTTCTTGTCCTTTCCGCCTTCATCGTCTACGCCACGTGGGCGGCTTTCCAGGGCAATCACTATGAGTATGGGCCTTACCTGTCGCCCTTCTACTCGCCGCTGCTGTTCGGCAATTCGGCGCATTCGTGGTTCGGCGCCAATCCCGGCTGGTGGCCGCGGGCGTTGCCGTTTTCGGCGGCGCTGTTGATCCTCTGGGCGCCGGGCGGCTTCCGTGTGACCTGTTATTACTATCGTGGCGCTTATTACAAAGCCTTCTGGGCCGACCCGCCGGCCTGCGCCGTCGGCGAGCCGCGCAACAGCTATCGCGGCGAGCGCCGCTTCCCGCTCATCATCCAGAACATTCACCGCTATTTCCTCTACCTGGCGTTGATCTTCCTGGTGATCCTGCTGCATGACGTCTATCTCGCCTTATGGTTCCGCGACCCGGCGACGGGCCGGCAAGTCTTCGGCATCGGCGTCGGCACGCTGGTGCTGGCCTTGAACGTCACCATGCTTGGCGGCTACACCCTGGGCTGTCACTCCTTTCGTCACCTGATCGGCGGTTATCTCGACCGCCTGTCGCGTGCGCCTGTGCGCAAGAAAGCCTATGACTGTTCAAGCTGTCTGAACCGCAAGCATCGGCTGTGGGCGTGGATGAGCCTGTTTACGGTGGCCTTCGCCGATATCTATGTGCGGCTCTGTTCGATGGGCGTCTGGACGGATTGGAGGATTCTTTAA
- a CDS encoding S8 family peptidase, whose product MKKVVALSLALACVTLLFAPSRRVLSQSTKTNPLYVPGQLLVKLKAGITGTGEVPGLIGRAQGDIEPLMKSAGGDLLLVNLEGESVEEAAARLAQDAGVEYAEPNYLWHEAAIPNDALFYQQWALMNNGSFLAGKPGADIGATAAWDITTGSDSLVVAIIDAGVDLAHPDLAPNAWTNSREVPNNGIDDDGNGYVDDVHGWNYVTKSPNVYDQASNDWHGTHVAGAVGAAGNNQTGVSGVAWHVKLMALKFLGAQTGSTADAVKAINYVLDQKQRGVNVRVINASWAGTSESQSLKNAIIDAGNKGVLFVCAAGNGENGNDGSDLDESPLYPAAWSADVPMMIAVAAADYNDRLASFSYYSATRAQVAAPGVNTMSTMPEGGYGFGVGTSMASPIVAGVAALLFAHEPSLTAAQARNRIVKTADPQPTLVGRVSSSGRVSAYNALTNSVPHAPSRPAIGSVWVTKKLAGVDGIGFGMGGAVIEVNGVALAKSRVSTDVTLADGSSAELSAKLGKPGINETFPSGVSVTVTVYNPATGERSEPFTFRRK is encoded by the coding sequence ATGAAAAAGGTTGTTGCTCTATCGCTCGCGCTTGCTTGCGTCACGCTTCTCTTTGCGCCGTCAAGGCGCGTCCTTTCGCAATCAACTAAAACGAACCCGCTCTACGTGCCGGGACAACTTCTCGTCAAGCTCAAGGCCGGTATCACGGGCACAGGCGAGGTGCCGGGATTGATCGGACGCGCGCAAGGTGACATCGAGCCGCTGATGAAATCCGCGGGCGGCGATTTGCTGCTCGTCAACCTCGAAGGCGAATCGGTTGAAGAGGCCGCCGCGAGATTGGCGCAAGACGCGGGCGTCGAATACGCCGAGCCGAATTATCTATGGCACGAAGCGGCGATTCCCAACGACGCGCTCTTCTATCAGCAGTGGGCTTTGATGAACAACGGCAGTTTTCTCGCCGGCAAGCCCGGCGCTGACATCGGCGCGACGGCGGCCTGGGACATCACCACCGGCAGTGACAGCCTGGTGGTCGCGATTATAGATGCGGGCGTTGATCTGGCGCATCCAGACCTTGCGCCGAACGCCTGGACGAACTCGCGCGAAGTTCCCAACAACGGCATTGACGACGACGGCAATGGCTATGTGGACGACGTGCATGGTTGGAACTATGTGACCAAAAGCCCGAATGTGTATGACCAGGCGAGTAATGATTGGCACGGCACGCACGTCGCCGGCGCGGTTGGCGCGGCGGGCAATAATCAGACTGGCGTGAGCGGCGTCGCCTGGCACGTCAAGCTGATGGCGCTCAAGTTCCTCGGCGCGCAGACCGGCAGCACTGCCGACGCGGTCAAGGCGATCAATTACGTTCTCGATCAGAAGCAGCGCGGCGTCAACGTTCGCGTCATCAACGCCAGTTGGGCCGGAACCAGCGAATCGCAATCGCTCAAGAACGCCATCATCGATGCGGGCAATAAGGGCGTTCTGTTTGTCTGCGCGGCCGGCAATGGCGAAAACGGCAACGACGGCAGCGACCTGGATGAAAGCCCGCTCTACCCCGCGGCCTGGAGCGCCGATGTGCCGATGATGATCGCGGTAGCGGCGGCGGATTACAACGACCGCCTGGCGTCATTCTCTTACTACAGCGCGACTCGCGCGCAGGTCGCCGCGCCGGGCGTTAACACCATGAGCACGATGCCTGAAGGCGGTTACGGATTTGGCGTCGGGACTTCGATGGCATCGCCGATTGTCGCGGGCGTCGCCGCGCTGTTGTTCGCGCATGAGCCGAGTTTGACTGCGGCACAGGCGCGCAATCGCATCGTCAAAACCGCGGACCCACAGCCGACGCTCGTCGGGCGCGTCAGTAGCTCTGGGCGCGTCAGCGCGTACAACGCGCTGACCAACAGCGTCCCGCACGCGCCTTCGCGCCCGGCCATCGGTTCGGTCTGGGTGACCAAGAAGCTGGCCGGGGTTGATGGCATCGGCTTTGGCATGGGCGGCGCGGTCATCGAAGTCAACGGCGTGGCGCTGGCCAAGTCACGAGTCAGCACAGACGTGACGCTCGCCGATGGCTCGTCAGCCGAGTTGTCGGCCAAGCTCGGCAAGCCGGGAATCAACGAGACCTTCCCTTCGGGTGTATCGGTAACGGTGACGGTCTACAACCCTGCGACCGGCGAGCGTTCCGAGCCGTTCACCTTCAGGAGAAAATAA